The following are encoded in a window of Sphaerisporangium siamense genomic DNA:
- the gcvH gene encoding glycine cleavage system protein GcvH, whose translation MSSIPEELSYTKEHEWIAGLEDGITVTVGITAYAAESLGDVVFVQLPEAGATVEAGDAVGEVESTKSVSDIYAPVSGEVIEVNQVVVDDPSLVNSDPYGDGWLFRVRVQDTPEDLLSAEEYATVTTADS comes from the coding sequence GTGAGCAGCATTCCCGAGGAGCTCAGCTACACCAAGGAGCACGAGTGGATCGCCGGCCTGGAGGACGGCATCACCGTGACCGTGGGCATCACGGCGTACGCCGCCGAGTCGCTGGGTGACGTCGTCTTCGTCCAGCTTCCCGAGGCGGGCGCGACCGTCGAGGCGGGCGACGCCGTGGGCGAGGTCGAGTCCACCAAGTCCGTCAGCGACATCTACGCGCCGGTCAGCGGCGAGGTCATAGAGGTCAACCAGGTCGTCGTGGACGACCCGTCGCTGGTCAACTCCGACCCCTACGGCGACGGCTGGCTGTTCCGCGTGCGCGTCCAGGACACCCCGGAGGACCTGCTCTCCGCCGAGGAGTACGCCACCGTCACCACCGCGGACTCCTGA
- a CDS encoding FadR/GntR family transcriptional regulator produces the protein MAEPQLVAVLRPVRAGNAFEETVERLLQAIKLGVVPTGDKLPPERELAGRLGISRVTLREAIKALQDAGYLDVRRGRYGGAFVLYEPPPPGHGDLRRAVAAMGPAELADALTFRMAVECGAAQVLAAAPLTGEQRATLTRRLAEVGGAAPADYRRLDTAFHLAIAELTGSPLLAATCADARLRVTDLLNAIPVLGPNIDHAAAQHAAIVDAILAGDPEAARRAVAEHLEGTAALLRAFLA, from the coding sequence ATGGCGGAGCCGCAGCTCGTCGCGGTCCTGCGGCCCGTGCGGGCGGGCAACGCCTTCGAAGAGACCGTCGAGCGGCTGCTGCAGGCCATCAAGCTCGGCGTCGTGCCCACCGGCGACAAACTGCCCCCCGAACGCGAGCTGGCCGGCCGGCTCGGCATCAGCCGCGTCACGCTCCGCGAGGCCATCAAGGCCCTCCAGGACGCCGGGTACCTCGACGTGCGGCGCGGACGCTACGGCGGGGCGTTCGTCCTGTACGAGCCGCCGCCGCCCGGGCACGGCGACCTGCGCCGCGCCGTCGCCGCCATGGGGCCCGCCGAGCTGGCCGACGCGCTCACCTTCCGCATGGCCGTCGAGTGCGGCGCCGCGCAGGTGCTGGCCGCCGCCCCGCTCACCGGCGAGCAGCGCGCCACGCTGACCCGGCGGCTCGCGGAGGTCGGCGGCGCCGCGCCCGCCGACTACCGGCGCCTCGACACCGCCTTCCACCTGGCGATCGCCGAGCTGACCGGCTCACCGCTGCTCGCCGCCACCTGCGCCGACGCGCGCCTGCGCGTGACCGACCTGCTCAACGCGATCCCGGTGCTCGGCCCCAACATCGACCACGCCGCCGCCCAGCACGCCGCCATCGTGGACGCCATCCTCGCCGGCGACCCCGAGGCCGCCAGAAGGGCCGTCGCCGAACACTTGGAGGGAACCGCCGCCCTGTTGCGCGCGTTTCTCGCCTGA
- the gcvT gene encoding glycine cleavage system aminomethyltransferase GcvT: MSRPTPLREVHESLGATLTDFAGWLMPLRYGSESAEHNAVRTAAGLFDLSHMGEIFVTGPQAGEALDHALIGHLSALEPGRARYTMICAADGGVLDDLIVYRLAAEEFLVVANASNYPKVAAELTERSADFDAEVEDRSDQYALVAVQGPRSQEILATLTDADLPSLKYYAGLPATVAGVKALIARTGYTGEDGFELFVAAGDAVTLWQELTKAGDAYGLRPAGLSARDTLRLEAGMPLYGNELNAGLTPFDAGLGRVVRFDKPGDFVGRAALAPLKDIPPRRRLTGLVARGRRVPRHGYPVVRLTDGTVVGEVTSGAPSQSLGKPIAMAYVDTDVSEGLAVDIRGSHEPVDVVDLPFYRRSK, encoded by the coding sequence ATGTCCAGACCCACACCGCTCCGCGAGGTGCACGAGAGCCTCGGCGCGACGCTCACCGACTTCGCCGGCTGGCTGATGCCGTTGCGCTACGGCAGCGAGTCCGCCGAGCACAACGCGGTGCGCACGGCCGCCGGGCTGTTCGACCTCTCCCACATGGGCGAGATCTTCGTCACCGGCCCGCAGGCCGGGGAGGCGCTCGACCACGCGCTGATCGGCCACCTGTCCGCCCTGGAGCCGGGCCGCGCCCGCTACACCATGATCTGCGCCGCCGACGGCGGCGTCCTGGACGACCTGATCGTCTACCGGCTGGCCGCGGAGGAGTTCCTCGTCGTCGCCAACGCCTCCAACTACCCCAAGGTCGCCGCCGAGCTGACCGAGCGGTCGGCGGACTTCGACGCCGAGGTGGAGGACCGCTCCGACCAGTACGCGCTGGTCGCCGTCCAGGGCCCCCGGTCGCAGGAGATCCTCGCCACGCTCACCGACGCCGACCTGCCCTCGCTGAAGTACTACGCCGGCCTGCCCGCCACGGTCGCCGGGGTGAAGGCCCTCATCGCCCGCACCGGCTACACCGGCGAGGACGGCTTCGAGCTGTTCGTCGCGGCCGGCGACGCCGTCACCCTCTGGCAGGAGCTCACCAAGGCGGGCGACGCGTACGGGCTGCGCCCCGCCGGCCTGTCCGCCCGCGACACGCTCCGGCTCGAAGCCGGCATGCCCCTGTACGGCAACGAGCTGAACGCCGGGCTCACTCCCTTCGACGCGGGCCTCGGCCGCGTCGTACGGTTCGACAAGCCCGGCGACTTCGTCGGCCGCGCGGCCCTCGCGCCGCTGAAGGACATCCCGCCGCGCCGCCGCCTCACCGGGCTCGTCGCGCGGGGCCGCCGAGTGCCACGCCACGGATACCCCGTGGTACGGCTGACTGACGGCACCGTCGTTGGAGAGGTCACCAGCGGCGCACCCTCGCAGTCCCTCGGCAAGCCGATCGCGATGGCCTACGTGGACACGGACGTGTCCGAGGGGCTCGCGGTCGACATCCGTGGAAGCCATGAACCGGTCGACGTGGTTGACCTGCCTTTTTACCGGAGGAGCAAGTGA
- a CDS encoding glutamine synthetase family protein — MTVDELRDDVSAGRVDTVLLAITDMQGRLQGKRLSARYFLEQVLEHAAEGCNYLLAVDVDMNTVDGYAMSSWERGYGDFVMRPDLSTLRRVPWQDGTVLLMADVLWEDGGDVAASPRQILRAQLGRLAERGWKAYVGTELEFVVYRDSYEDAWGKAYRDLTPANLYNVDYSLLGGARVEPLLRRVRLGMEGAGMYVESAKGECNLGQHEIAFRFDEALATCDNHGIYKNGAKEIAAQDGMSITFMAKPNHREGNSCHIHISLRTPEGDPVMAGDGPHGLSRVGEHFIAGQLAALREFTLLYAPNVNSYKRYVPGSFAPTAVKWGVDNRTCALRLVGHGPSLRVENRVPGGDVNPYLAVSGMIAAGLHGIDHELPLEEPFGGNAYAAGAETVPATLRDALALWRSSEIAKAALGEEVVEHYANNARVELAAFDAAVTDWEMFRGFERM, encoded by the coding sequence CTGACCGTCGACGAGCTGCGTGACGACGTCTCCGCCGGCCGCGTGGACACCGTGCTCCTCGCCATCACCGACATGCAGGGACGCCTCCAGGGCAAACGGCTGTCCGCCCGGTACTTCCTGGAGCAGGTGCTGGAGCACGCCGCCGAGGGGTGCAACTACCTCCTCGCCGTGGACGTGGACATGAACACGGTCGACGGGTACGCCATGTCGTCCTGGGAACGCGGCTACGGCGACTTCGTCATGCGGCCCGACCTGTCCACGCTGCGCCGGGTGCCCTGGCAGGACGGCACGGTGCTGCTGATGGCGGACGTCCTCTGGGAGGACGGCGGCGACGTCGCCGCCTCGCCGCGCCAGATCCTGCGCGCGCAGCTCGGACGGCTCGCCGAGCGTGGCTGGAAGGCCTACGTCGGCACCGAGCTGGAGTTCGTCGTCTACCGGGACAGCTACGAGGACGCCTGGGGCAAGGCGTACCGCGACCTGACCCCGGCGAACCTCTACAACGTCGACTATTCGCTGCTCGGCGGCGCCCGGGTCGAGCCGCTGCTGCGCCGCGTCCGGCTCGGCATGGAGGGCGCGGGCATGTACGTCGAGTCCGCCAAGGGCGAGTGCAACCTCGGCCAGCACGAGATCGCCTTCCGGTTCGACGAGGCGCTCGCCACCTGCGACAACCACGGCATCTACAAGAACGGCGCCAAGGAGATCGCGGCCCAGGACGGCATGTCGATCACCTTCATGGCCAAGCCGAACCACCGCGAGGGCAATTCCTGCCACATCCACATCTCGCTGCGCACCCCCGAGGGCGACCCGGTGATGGCGGGCGACGGCCCGCACGGCCTGTCCCGGGTCGGGGAGCACTTCATCGCGGGCCAGCTCGCCGCGCTGCGCGAGTTCACGCTGCTGTACGCGCCCAACGTCAACTCCTACAAGAGGTACGTCCCGGGCAGCTTCGCGCCGACGGCGGTCAAGTGGGGCGTGGACAACCGCACGTGCGCGCTGCGCCTGGTCGGCCATGGCCCCTCGCTGCGCGTGGAGAACCGCGTGCCCGGCGGCGACGTGAACCCCTACCTGGCCGTGTCCGGCATGATCGCGGCCGGGTTGCACGGCATCGACCACGAGCTTCCGCTGGAGGAGCCCTTCGGCGGCAACGCCTACGCGGCGGGGGCGGAGACCGTGCCGGCGACGCTGCGGGACGCGCTGGCGCTGTGGCGGTCCTCGGAGATCGCCAAGGCCGCGCTCGGCGAGGAGGTCGTCGAGCACTACGCGAACAACGCCCGCGTCGAGCTGGCCGCCTTCGACGCGGCCGTCACCGACTGGGAGATGTTCCGGGGCTTCGAACGGATGTGA
- a CDS encoding 3-oxoacyl-ACP reductase yields MQRLRDRVAVITGAASGIGLATARRFAEEGARVVCADVDEAAGAKAAEEVGGLFVRADVTSEEDVARMFETAFETYGSVDIAFNNAGISPPDDDSILTTGIEAWRRVQDVNLTSVYLCCKHVIPYMRRQGKGSIINTASFVAVMGSATSQISYTASKGGVLAMSRELGVQFAREGIRVNALCPGPVNTPLLQELFAKDPERAQRRLVHVPLGRFAEASEIAAAVAFLASDDASFITGAEFLVDGGISGAYVTPL; encoded by the coding sequence ATGCAGCGACTGCGTGACCGCGTGGCCGTGATCACGGGCGCCGCGAGCGGCATCGGGCTCGCCACGGCCCGCCGCTTCGCCGAGGAGGGCGCCAGGGTGGTCTGCGCCGACGTGGACGAGGCCGCGGGCGCCAAGGCGGCCGAGGAGGTGGGCGGCCTGTTCGTCCGCGCCGACGTCACCAGCGAGGAGGACGTCGCCCGCATGTTCGAGACGGCCTTCGAGACCTACGGCAGCGTGGACATCGCGTTCAACAACGCGGGCATCTCGCCGCCCGACGACGACTCGATCCTGACCACCGGCATCGAGGCGTGGCGGCGGGTCCAGGACGTCAACCTGACCAGTGTCTACCTGTGCTGCAAGCACGTCATCCCGTACATGCGGCGGCAGGGCAAGGGCTCGATCATCAACACCGCGTCGTTCGTGGCGGTCATGGGCTCGGCGACGTCGCAGATCTCCTACACCGCCTCCAAGGGCGGCGTGCTGGCGATGTCCCGCGAGCTCGGCGTGCAGTTCGCCCGCGAGGGCATCCGGGTGAACGCGCTGTGCCCGGGGCCGGTCAACACGCCGCTGCTCCAGGAGTTGTTCGCCAAGGACCCCGAGCGCGCCCAGCGCCGCCTCGTGCACGTCCCGCTCGGGCGGTTCGCCGAGGCGTCCGAGATCGCCGCCGCGGTCGCGTTCCTGGCCTCGGACGACGCGAGCTTCATCACCGGGGCGGAGTTCCTGGTGGACGGCGGCATCTCCGGCGCGTACGTGACCCCGCTGTAG
- a CDS encoding gamma-glutamyl-gamma-aminobutyrate hydrolase family protein, which yields MARPVIGITCYVERASFTVWDARAALLPYDYVDRVARAGGQPVLLPPAGDPAPLVERLDGLIVAGGGDVDPSRYGEEPHARTSHIREFRDAAEFELVAAALKAGLPFLGVCRGMQVLNVHLGGTLHQHLPDLVGHDGHSPAPGRYGHLPVRPEGGSRLADVLGADPVRTAHYHHQAVARLGAGLVVAATSGDGAVEAVELPELPFALAVQWHPETGEDTRLFRALVSAAAA from the coding sequence ATGGCACGGCCGGTCATCGGGATCACCTGCTACGTCGAGCGGGCCTCGTTCACCGTGTGGGACGCCCGCGCGGCGCTGCTGCCGTACGACTACGTCGACCGGGTCGCGCGGGCCGGGGGCCAGCCGGTGCTGCTGCCTCCGGCGGGCGACCCGGCGCCGCTGGTGGAGCGGCTGGACGGGCTCATCGTCGCGGGCGGCGGGGACGTGGACCCGTCCCGATACGGTGAGGAGCCGCACGCGCGCACGAGCCACATCAGGGAGTTCCGCGACGCGGCGGAGTTCGAACTGGTCGCCGCGGCGCTGAAGGCCGGGCTGCCGTTCCTCGGCGTCTGCCGGGGCATGCAGGTGCTGAACGTACACCTCGGCGGCACCCTGCACCAGCACCTGCCCGACCTGGTCGGCCACGACGGCCACTCCCCCGCCCCCGGCCGGTACGGCCACCTGCCCGTGCGCCCGGAGGGGGGCAGCAGGCTGGCCGACGTCCTCGGCGCCGACCCCGTCCGGACCGCCCACTACCACCACCAGGCCGTCGCCCGCCTCGGCGCGGGCCTGGTGGTCGCGGCCACGTCCGGCGACGGGGCCGTCGAGGCGGTGGAGCTGCCGGAACTGCCCTTCGCCCTCGCCGTGCAGTGGCATCCGGAGACCGGCGAGGACACCCGCCTGTTCCGAGCGCTGGTGTCGGCCGCCGCCGCCTGA
- a CDS encoding L-serine ammonia-lyase, whose translation MAISVFDLFKIGIGPSSSHTGGPMAAAHKFARGLKQDGLLEKTARVEVILYGSLGLTGKGHGSDKAVLLGLSGEKPELVDVDTVDERLAEMRASGTLRLFGAQEIPFVVGEHCVFERKVSLPHHPNGMRFTAFSPEGDTLREKVYYSVGGGFVVDENATGADRIKADDTELPHPFATAAELLKQCADTGLSISGLMLENEKAFGRTEADIRAGLLNLWRVMSECVRRGTTKEGVLPGGLKVKRRANQMLRRLQSESPEKDPLQTMDWVTLFALAVNEENAAGGRIVTAPTNGAAGIIPAVLTYYDRFVPNADEDGVIRFLLTAGAIGVLFKENASISGAEVGCQGEVGSACSMAAAGLTEALGGTPEQVENAAEIGIEHNLGLTCDPIGGLVQIPCIERNAVASIKAITATRIALRGDGRHFVSLDKAIKTMRDTGRDMLDKYKETSRGGLAVNVIEC comes from the coding sequence ATGGCGATCAGCGTCTTCGACCTGTTCAAAATCGGTATAGGTCCGTCCAGCTCCCACACCGGCGGCCCCATGGCCGCCGCCCACAAGTTCGCCAGGGGACTCAAGCAGGACGGGCTCCTGGAGAAGACGGCCCGCGTCGAGGTGATCCTCTACGGTTCCCTGGGCCTGACCGGCAAAGGCCACGGCAGCGACAAGGCGGTCCTGCTCGGCCTGTCCGGCGAGAAGCCCGAGCTCGTCGACGTGGACACCGTGGACGAGCGGCTCGCCGAGATGCGCGCGTCCGGGACGCTCCGGCTGTTCGGCGCCCAGGAGATCCCTTTCGTCGTTGGCGAGCACTGCGTCTTCGAACGCAAGGTCTCGCTGCCGCACCACCCCAACGGCATGCGGTTCACCGCCTTCTCCCCCGAGGGCGACACCCTGCGCGAGAAGGTCTACTACTCGGTGGGCGGCGGGTTCGTCGTCGACGAGAACGCCACCGGCGCCGACCGCATCAAAGCCGACGACACCGAGCTGCCCCACCCGTTCGCCACCGCCGCCGAGCTGCTCAAGCAGTGCGCCGACACCGGCCTGTCGATCTCCGGGCTGATGCTGGAGAACGAGAAGGCGTTCGGCCGCACCGAGGCCGACATCCGCGCCGGCCTGCTCAACCTGTGGCGGGTCATGTCCGAGTGCGTCCGGCGCGGCACCACCAAGGAGGGCGTGCTGCCGGGCGGCCTGAAGGTCAAGCGGCGCGCCAACCAGATGCTGCGGCGGCTGCAGAGCGAGAGCCCCGAGAAGGACCCTCTGCAGACCATGGACTGGGTCACGCTGTTCGCCCTCGCCGTCAACGAGGAGAACGCGGCCGGGGGACGCATCGTCACCGCCCCCACCAACGGCGCCGCCGGCATCATCCCCGCCGTACTGACGTACTACGACCGTTTCGTCCCCAACGCCGATGAGGACGGCGTCATCCGCTTCCTGCTCACCGCCGGGGCGATCGGCGTCCTGTTCAAGGAGAACGCCTCGATCTCCGGCGCGGAGGTCGGCTGCCAGGGCGAGGTCGGCTCCGCCTGCTCCATGGCCGCCGCCGGCCTCACCGAGGCCCTCGGCGGCACCCCCGAGCAGGTCGAGAACGCCGCCGAGATCGGCATCGAGCACAACCTCGGCCTCACCTGCGACCCCATCGGCGGCCTCGTCCAGATCCCCTGCATCGAACGCAACGCGGTCGCCTCCATCAAGGCCATCACCGCCACCCGCATCGCCCTCCGCGGCGACGGCCGCCACTTCGTCAGCCTCGACAAGGCCATCAAGACCATGCGCGACACCGGCCGCGACATGCTCGACAAGTACAAGGAAACCAGCCGCGGCGGCCTCGCCG
- a CDS encoding aldehyde dehydrogenase family protein, with the protein MKIINPATEDVLADVELADVAETDRAVARAKAASPAWREVAPGDRARLLRRFAELVDSHGEELARLEVANAGHPLGNARWEAGNVRDVLHFYAGAPERNHGRQIPVAGGVDITFAEPLGVVGVILPWNFPMVIMTWGVAPALAAGNTVIVKPAEWTPLTAARLAELALEAGIPEGVLQVLPGAGEVAGARLVEHPDVRKIVFTGSTEVGKLIAASAARTVKRLTLELGGKSANVVFADADLERAAATAPSAVFDNSGQDCCARSRVLVQRPVLEEFLDRLGAAVASLTVGDPLDPGTDLGPLISAEHRARVASFVTGTPRFQGACPSGRGFWFPPTVLTHESLDERAFTEEIFGPVVSVVPFDDEADAVRIANDTVYGLSGSIWTRDVGRALRTARAIESGNLSVNSHSSVRYWTPFGGFKQSGLGRELGPDALAAFTETKNVFIAH; encoded by the coding sequence ATGAAGATAATCAACCCGGCCACCGAGGACGTGCTCGCGGACGTCGAGCTCGCGGACGTGGCCGAGACCGATCGCGCGGTGGCGCGGGCCAAGGCGGCCTCCCCGGCGTGGCGGGAGGTCGCGCCCGGCGACCGGGCGCGGCTGCTGCGCCGCTTCGCCGAGCTGGTCGACTCCCACGGCGAAGAGCTGGCGCGCCTGGAGGTCGCCAACGCGGGCCACCCGCTCGGCAACGCCCGCTGGGAGGCGGGCAACGTCCGCGACGTGCTGCACTTCTACGCGGGCGCGCCGGAGCGCAACCACGGCAGGCAGATCCCGGTCGCGGGCGGGGTGGACATCACGTTCGCCGAGCCGCTCGGCGTCGTCGGCGTCATCCTGCCGTGGAACTTCCCCATGGTGATCATGACGTGGGGCGTCGCCCCGGCGCTCGCCGCGGGCAACACGGTGATCGTGAAGCCGGCCGAGTGGACTCCGCTCACCGCCGCGCGGCTGGCCGAGCTGGCGCTGGAAGCCGGCATCCCCGAAGGGGTGCTCCAGGTCCTGCCCGGCGCGGGCGAGGTCGCGGGGGCCCGCCTCGTCGAGCACCCGGACGTGCGAAAGATCGTGTTCACCGGGTCCACCGAGGTCGGCAAGCTGATCGCCGCGAGCGCCGCGCGGACCGTCAAGCGTCTCACGCTGGAGCTCGGCGGCAAGAGCGCCAACGTGGTGTTCGCCGACGCCGACCTGGAGCGGGCCGCCGCGACCGCGCCGTCCGCGGTGTTCGACAACAGCGGGCAGGACTGCTGCGCCCGCTCGCGCGTCCTCGTCCAGCGCCCCGTCCTGGAGGAGTTCCTCGACCGCCTCGGCGCCGCCGTCGCGTCCCTGACCGTGGGCGACCCACTGGACCCCGGCACCGACCTCGGCCCGCTCATCAGCGCCGAGCACCGCGCGCGGGTGGCCTCGTTCGTCACCGGCACGCCGCGCTTCCAGGGCGCCTGCCCGTCCGGCAGGGGCTTCTGGTTCCCGCCGACCGTGCTCACCCACGAGTCGCTGGACGAGCGCGCGTTCACCGAGGAGATCTTCGGCCCGGTGGTCAGCGTGGTGCCGTTCGACGACGAGGCGGACGCCGTGCGCATCGCCAACGACACCGTGTACGGGCTGTCCGGTTCGATCTGGACGCGGGACGTGGGCCGCGCGCTGCGGACGGCCCGGGCGATCGAGTCGGGCAACCTGTCGGTCAACTCCCACTCCTCGGTGCGGTACTGGACGCCGTTCGGCGGTTTCAAGCAGTCCGGCCTGGGCCGGGAGCTCGGCCCCGACGCGCTGGCCGCGTTCACCGAGACCAAGAACGTCTTCATCGCGCACTGA